The following proteins are co-located in the Onychomys torridus chromosome 6, mOncTor1.1, whole genome shotgun sequence genome:
- the Henmt1 gene encoding small RNA 2'-O-methyltransferase, with amino-acid sequence MEEAEKHIPCNSVVGGNFEEVCPERVIKFKPPLYKQRYQFVKDLVDRHGPKKVADLGCGDTKLLKLLKIYPCIQLLVGVDINEEKLHSNGHHLSPCLGEFVKPRDLDLTVTLYHGSVVERDSRLLGFDLITCIELIEHLNSDDLARFPEVVFGYLSPSMVVISTPNAEFNPLFPTVTLRDADHKFEWSRMEFETWALQVANCYNYCVEFTGVGTPPAGSEHVGYCTQIGVFRKNSGKLAEPCISQQHDQHVYKAVYTTSYPSLQQEKVLKFVLVGELLIQVERLRLRYQRMLRDQEKEDPKPGDEDFSPEPHLLLGEFFTEAEKARIENSPRPFCEGEKFYIPLRRLLAYPKLHRLCVGEERMRSLIADSVCLSRDGSAVVVDLHNSWDYRSEDN; translated from the exons TGCAATAGTGTGGTTGGTGGTAATTTTGAAGAAGTTTGTCCGGAGAGGGTAATTAAGTTTAAACCGCCATTATACAAACAACGGTACCAGTTCGTTAAAGATTTAGTGGATCGCCATGGGCCCAAGAAG GTTGCAGACCTGGGATGTGGCGATACCAAGCTCCTAAAGCTGCTAAAAATCTACCCATGCATTCAACTGCTTGTTGGGGTAGATATCaatgaagaaaaattacattCAAATGG GCATCACTTGTCTCCCTGTTTGGGGGAGTTTGTAAAACCCCGAGATCTCGATTTGACTGTCACCTTGTATCACGGCTCTGTTGTGGAAAGAGACTCTCGCTTGCTTGGATTCGATTTGATAACATGCATTGAATT AATAGAACATTTGAATTCAGATGATCTGGCCAGATTTCCTGAAGTGGTTTTTGGATACCTGTCACCATCCATGGTTGTCATCAGCACACCAAACGCTGAGTTCAACCCCCTGTTTCCCACAGTGACCCTGAGGGATGCAGATCATAAATTTGAGTGGAGCAGAATGGAGTTTGAGACCTG GGCTTTACAAGTGGCAAACTGCTATAATTACTGTGTGGAGTTTACTGGGGTAGGGACACCACCAGCTGGATCCGAGCATGTTGGATATTGTACCCAGATAGGTGTCTTTAGGAAAAACAGTGGGAAGCTAGCTGAACCCTGCATCTCACAACAGCATGACCAGCATGTGTACAAAGCG GTTTATACAACCTCCTACCCGAGCTTACAGCAGGAAAAGGTGCTCAAGTTTGTACTGGTTGGGGAACTCCTGATACAGGTGGAGCGCTTGAGGCTGAGATACCAGAGGATGCTGAGGGACCAGGAGAAGGAGGACCCTAAGCCAGGGGACGAGGACTTCTCCCCGGAGCCCCACCTCCTGTTGGGAGAATTTTTCACGGAAGCCGAAAAGGCCAGGATAGAAAATTCTCCCCGACCCTTCTGTGAAGGAGAGAAGTTTTACATACCCCTGCGGAGACTGCTCGCTTACCCCAAGCTGCACCGCTTGTGCGTTGGCGAAGAGAGGATGAGGTCCCTCATTGCCGACTCGGTCTGCTTGAGCAGGGATGGCTCTGCAGTGGTCGTTGACTTGCATAATTCTTGGGATTATCGGTCTGAAGATAACTGA